From the Triticum urartu cultivar G1812 unplaced genomic scaffold, Tu2.1 TuUngrouped_contig_9725, whole genome shotgun sequence genome, the window GAGGCCCGAAGCAACCGCCGCGACCCGCCGACCCGCCGAGCCGGACCAGACGGTCGCACTGCCGCTCAGGAGGAGCTCCTCTCGCCCGCGCCTCCGGTACCGACGGTCGACGCCCTCGTCTCCTCCGACCCTCCCCGCTCCCAGTGCCGGCCGTGGCCTCGGCCTCGTGGTTGAGTTACTGCTGTCCCGTGCCTACCCCCTCCATGTACTGCTTGCTATTTGCTTGATTGTACTGATGGTAGAGCACTAGAGTTCATATCATTTTTGCATCAATGGATCCAATGAATGATTGGATCAATTTGATGAAGAAGAAGAGACGGATGCAGAGTAGTTATGTTCGCATCACTTCTGCTTGTGTAAACATAATTTTGTTTGCATCAGAGTGAAACTACAACTCAAAAGTTCACAGCCAAGCCAATGAACAGACTGCATGCATATTTGCTTGATTGTACTGATGGTAGAGTACTAGAGTTCATATCATTTTAGCATCAATGGATCCAGTGAATGATTGGATCAATTTGATGAAGAAGAAGAGACGAATGCATAGTACAGTAGTTATGTTCGCATCACTTCTGCTTGTGTAAATATAAATTTGTTTGCATCAGAGTGAAACTACAACTCAAAAGCTCACAGCCAATGAACAGACTGCATGCATATGAGCACAGCCAAATGGACTGAGTATTTAGTAATGTTTGTTGCACTGCCTTTCGATGTTCTTAAACATTCACAAATGTCATatgatgtttttttttcttctgttaAAAGAGTATTTTCGACAATGAATCTAGTGAAAAATAAGTTCCTAGGTCCATCACTGCCTCCACCTTGTACTTTCCCCCAATTCCCTCCTGCTTTCCAGTATTCGCTGGTTATTCATCACCCATTGATCCCAAATCGACTCTTTTCCCTGCAGCATGATGGCGGAAGAGGACGTTGACTGGACACAGGTGTTTGATCGGGTCAAAGGTTCAATCTTTTCCATCCAGTTTGCTCCGAAACAAGACCAGCTCGAAGAACTCAAAATCCTGGCTGATGAGGTCAAGACAGTAAAAGATAAAGAATCGCGGTACGACAAGGTCAGGAATGGGCATTCTTCTACTGGTTTTGCCTACTATTCTAGACCAACCGGACTGCTAATCATGACAAGTGCACACGGTTTGAGCCATCTCTTCAATGCGTCTCGACCTTTGACACGAGAGACACTGGATATGATGGACATTACTGTCTTATGTGATCACCAGGAAGAAACTATTCAGGAAGCTAGGTTGGTTAATGCTGTCAGGAAGTACGGCACTGCAACAGTAGCTGGGGTTGATTCAGGTGAAGATACAATTGTTCTGAGTGTTGAGAACAGCAGCCTCAAGAATTACTCAGACGATGGCGTATGCGCCCAAGCACACCCTACCCTTGAGATCTCTGCCAAAACTCCAATAAATCATAGGCAGTGCATGATGGTGTCTTGGCCGTCCAATATGCCTAGAATGGTCTCTATAGGTACAACTGTTTCTTCAAGGGGGATTGACATGCCCGATCCTTTGGGGTACAACATGAATGTATTGGAAGTCGACATGAGAACTGCTGAGAGCTCGTCCGGGGCGCCACTGTTCAACTCAAACGGCGAGGTCATTGGTATTCTGCAAGGGAGACTGAGTCGGACCCGCTCGATCTTCGTGGCGGGGTCACATCTGCATGGATGGGTCCAAGCAGCTCATGGCGCATGAGTTAAAGCTGCAAATCGTCGACCAAAATAGAATTTAGGCTCTATTTATCTTGGCATGTAGTAATTCTCTGTTAGTAACACTCATTCCGTATGTTAAGACATTAATTTATGTCTCCTCTTGCCTTGGTTTGGCGGTTGGGTCGCCTGTGCTAGTGGCAAACAAAAAACTGTTAGTAGTATGTAGCATCCATAATTGCCAATGGTAAGTGTAAGTCTCGGAAGTACAGTATGACGAAACCGCAGGCATGTGTTCTTCAGATATGCTTATGTGATGTTTATTCCTCCCTCATCCATGcgttttctcttcttttttcagATATGTTGTGTGTTTGGTAAGTGTACGATCTATGTTTCACCAGCAGGGGGCTGTGCTTCTTTTTCTCGAGATGCCTCAGCTGTATATTAGTCCCATTTTCTGTACTTTCAGAGCTAGTTTGGTATTAGATTAGTTTGTACTTTGTACAGCTAGTTTGGGTTCAGAATCAGGATTGGGAATGTTGGCCGCTCCTACCTGATTGCTATTAGAGTGTTTTCATTCTTCTTCTGGTTTGGTCTACGTTTACATGCCCATCTAGTGGGGGCTGTGCTGTTTTCTGAATGTGAGGTTAGCCAAGAGTTTGGTTCAGAGTCTGAATGTGAGGTTAGCCAAGAGTGTTTGGTTCAGAGACATGATCGAAAATGCGGGTAGCTGCTAGCACAGTTCGTAGAACTTTTGATTCTTGTGCCGTTTTTGCTATATTATCCGTCGTGCAGCAATTTTTGTGATCATCATTCATCTGTCGTATAGCTAGATTCGCGCACTGCTATGTTGCTTCAGGCATGGTCTTCACTGCAGTTATGCACGGACACAAAAGTTTTTTTCATTTATTGAGTGAGGTGTACAGGTCCTATATACCTTACCTGTCTATAAATTTCAGCGTAGGTGCATCATTTTTTGTAACTCCTTTCGTGAACTCATTTAGTGTCTCACTGTTTTGTACATGCATGGTTGAGACGTTCAGATGGGATTTATGTAACCAATCTCTTTTCCATTTTTCGTGAGCAGTATATGTTAGCTGGTTATGTAGCATTGCTTTATTAAGTCGTCGCAATGTTTTCCTCTGGGATTTAGCCAAACTGTTTGTGTGGTTCAGAAGCTCAGATGGGAtttctgctttggtatctgcagTGTTCTATATTCAGACATCACTGTTCAGGCTTTTGAGAGAAGGTGCTAGCCAAGTGTTCAGAAGCTTTTTCATTCATATAATTTTGAGATCAGAGCATGTGTTGTCATTTTTTATTTTCCGGGTTATCATAAGCATCATTGTTAAGTCCCAGGTCATCCAAAGTCATCTGTTAGTCACAGTTAAGGTTTAATTCTGTTTCTCTAGACAGCTTGCTTATTTATCATTGTTCATAGTTTCATTCTTCTCAGTTATTGTTCAGTATTCGCTAATTAAGTTTTCAATCCTAGGTTTTTCTTTTACCTTCTCCTGAATAAAGAAATCTCAGCTACTAACATGCATGTTCAAGTGGATTGATTATTTTTGCAGTATTTTTTTTCGTGGTCCTCTCGCCTGCAAGTCGTGAGTGGGCAACACCTTGCTTCTGGATTGGCTGACTGCGTTCTGCTGGACTACCAACGTTTTGAGCAGCTCCACGCAAGCGTTGAATCTCTCCCGATCTGAGTGATCATCGCCAAGTTGGATGTTTTCCAGCCCTTCAGTTGCAGCCGTCATGTTGTCATGTTCTTGCCCTGGGTGCAGAAAGACGCTGCATTGGGGGTCCGCGCCCCGCCCCTGATGGTGTTGCAGATGTTCCTGCCAGATCGGCCACGGTATCAGTCTGCAAGCGTGTGAATCGTGATGGCCGGTCCCGGACGAGCTCCATGGAGGCCAGGAGCTCGTTCTGCCTTCGGCAGGAGAGCGTTCGCCTTGTGCTGGCGGGAGATAACCTTCTGAATTTTTGTCCACTTTTGTAAGACGTTTTAGACATTTAAAAc encodes:
- the LOC125532367 gene encoding uncharacterized protein LOC125532367, whose product is MMAEEDVDWTQVFDRVKGSIFSIQFAPKQDQLEELKILADEVKTVKDKESRYDKVRNGHSSTGFAYYSRPTGLLIMTSAHGLSHLFNASRPLTRETLDMMDITVLCDHQEETIQEARLVNAVRKYGTATVAGVDSGEDTIVLSVENSSLKNYSDDGVCAQAHPTLEISAKTPINHRQCMMVSWPSNMPRMVSIGTTVSSRGIDMPDPLGYNMNVLEVDMRTAESSSGAPLFNSNGEVIGILQGRLSRTRSIFVAGSHLHGWVQAAHGA